A genomic window from Halorubrum trapanicum includes:
- a CDS encoding M28 family peptidase, with protein sequence MTEWIGETFTSDAGWNHLLDLVDVGDRMAGSPGEREALELTRDAFADAGARSAAIEEFEIQGWERGDSAVRDAATGEPVAVGPNECIALPRSPSGEATGEFVDLAHGVPEDFEADLDGKVVMASSDTPDSVDRFIHRREKYYRAVDAGAAAFVFANHVEGTLPPTGSVGTADDPIGAIPAVGVSKETGARLARRNEGDDLTVAVDCETPTATSGNAVAELGPDTDERLIVSSHVDAHDLAEGAMDNGAGTATIVEVARALAAREDELDVKVRFAAFGAEEVGLVGSSVAAEAADRDAVRAVVNVDSNVYGRTLRLDHHDFDALAAAAERVSDRFDHPVATGSELVPHSDHWPFVKRGIPGYMISGETEGRGRGWGHTHADTLDKLESRNLREQAILLTELVVDLAETDASIPRRDTDEIAAALEAEGKATGMKLTGDWTF encoded by the coding sequence ATGACAGAGTGGATCGGCGAGACGTTCACGAGCGACGCGGGCTGGAACCACCTCCTCGACCTCGTCGACGTCGGCGACCGGATGGCCGGCTCGCCGGGCGAGCGCGAGGCCTTGGAGCTCACGCGCGACGCGTTCGCCGACGCGGGCGCGCGCAGCGCGGCGATCGAGGAGTTCGAGATCCAGGGCTGGGAGCGCGGCGACAGCGCGGTCCGGGACGCCGCGACCGGCGAGCCCGTCGCGGTCGGCCCGAACGAGTGTATCGCGCTGCCGCGCAGCCCCAGCGGCGAGGCGACCGGCGAGTTCGTCGACCTCGCACACGGCGTCCCCGAGGACTTCGAGGCCGACCTCGACGGAAAAGTCGTGATGGCCTCGTCGGACACCCCCGACTCGGTCGACCGGTTCATCCACCGCCGCGAGAAGTACTACCGCGCGGTCGACGCGGGCGCGGCCGCCTTCGTCTTCGCCAACCACGTGGAGGGGACGCTCCCGCCGACCGGCAGCGTCGGGACCGCCGACGACCCGATCGGGGCGATTCCGGCGGTCGGCGTCTCGAAGGAGACCGGCGCCCGGCTCGCGCGACGCAACGAGGGCGACGACCTGACCGTCGCGGTCGACTGCGAGACGCCGACCGCGACGAGCGGGAACGCGGTCGCGGAGCTCGGCCCCGACACCGACGAGCGCCTGATCGTCTCCTCGCACGTCGACGCCCACGACCTCGCGGAGGGCGCGATGGACAACGGGGCCGGCACGGCGACGATCGTCGAGGTCGCGCGGGCGCTCGCCGCGCGCGAGGACGAACTCGACGTGAAGGTGCGGTTCGCCGCGTTCGGCGCCGAGGAGGTCGGTCTCGTCGGGTCGTCGGTGGCCGCCGAGGCGGCCGACCGGGACGCGGTCCGCGCGGTCGTCAACGTCGACAGCAACGTGTACGGCCGGACGCTCCGGCTCGACCACCACGACTTCGACGCGCTGGCGGCGGCCGCGGAGCGCGTGAGCGACCGCTTCGATCACCCGGTCGCGACGGGGAGCGAGCTGGTCCCCCACAGCGACCACTGGCCGTTCGTGAAGCGGGGGATCCCGGGGTACATGATCTCGGGCGAGACCGAGGGGCGCGGCCGCGGCTGGGGGCACACCCACGCGGACACGCTCGACAAGCTTGAGTCGCGGAACCTCCGGGAGCAGGCGATCCTCCTCACCGAACTCGTCGTCGACCTCGCCGAGACGGACGCGTCGATCCCGCGCCGGGACACCGATGAGATCGCGGCGGCGCTCGAAGCGGAGGGGAAGGCGACGGGGATGAAGCTCACCGGCGACTGGACGTTTTGA
- a CDS encoding DUF420 domain-containing protein, whose protein sequence is MSTASVRERAKARATEITVLLTLVGYGAVGGVFLVPEFQALFPTLTQETVNLLAHAIAAVNTVTVITLSLGWYWIRNDEVKKHAAAMTTSFGLILLFLGMYLPKVAGGGTKEFVLDSAYAWVPLWDPVYPAYLIMLAIHIILSVVSVPVVLYAIVLGLTHTERELRTETPHRRVGRIAASAWILSLVLGVVTYLLLNHLYDSTFAAAEAATVLLPAVPV, encoded by the coding sequence ATGTCCACCGCCAGCGTTCGCGAGCGGGCCAAAGCGCGGGCCACAGAGATAACCGTCCTCCTCACGCTCGTGGGTTACGGCGCCGTCGGCGGCGTGTTCCTCGTGCCGGAGTTCCAGGCGCTGTTCCCCACGCTCACGCAGGAGACCGTGAACCTCCTCGCGCACGCCATCGCCGCCGTCAACACGGTCACCGTGATCACCCTCTCGCTCGGCTGGTACTGGATCCGCAACGACGAGGTGAAGAAACACGCCGCCGCGATGACGACCTCGTTCGGCCTCATCCTCCTGTTCCTCGGGATGTACCTCCCGAAGGTGGCCGGCGGCGGCACCAAGGAGTTCGTGTTGGACTCGGCGTACGCCTGGGTCCCGCTGTGGGACCCGGTGTATCCCGCGTACCTGATCATGCTCGCGATCCACATCATTCTCTCCGTGGTCTCCGTCCCCGTCGTCCTCTACGCGATCGTCCTCGGGCTCACGCACACGGAGCGGGAGCTGCGGACGGAGACGCCGCACCGACGCGTCGGGCGGATCGCCGCGAGCGCGTGGATCCTCTCGCTCGTCCTCGGGGTCGTCACCTACCTCCTCTTGAACCACCTGTACGACTCGACGTTCGCGGCCGCCGAGGCCGCGACGGTCCTCCTTCCGGCCGTCCCGGTCTGA
- a CDS encoding NAD(P)-dependent glycerol-1-phosphate dehydrogenase yields MFEKTTWIKLPRNVLVGHDVIDDLGEAVGELYLTGRPLIVTSPTPNEIAGDRVRAQFDDPATAVVDEASFDAVEELKATAEAVDPGYLIALGGGKPIDIAKMAADHLDVGFVSVPTVASHDGIVSGRSSIPEGDTRHSVAADPPLAVVADTTLLAEAPWRLTTAGCADIISNYTAVKDWRLARRLRNVEYSEYAGALSEMTAELLVENADMIRPGLEESAWVVVKALVSSGVAMSIAGSSRPASGAEHLISHQLDRIAPGKALHGHQVGVASIMTEYLHSGENGRWSAIRDALDELDAPTTAGELGIDDAELIAALTSAHEIRDRYTILQGGINEEAAVEVATATGVIER; encoded by the coding sequence ATGTTCGAGAAGACGACGTGGATCAAGCTCCCGCGGAACGTCCTCGTGGGACACGACGTCATCGACGACCTCGGGGAGGCGGTCGGCGAGCTCTACCTCACCGGGCGGCCGCTGATCGTGACGAGCCCGACCCCCAACGAGATCGCCGGCGACCGCGTCCGGGCGCAGTTCGACGACCCCGCGACCGCCGTCGTCGACGAGGCCTCCTTCGACGCCGTCGAGGAGCTGAAGGCGACGGCCGAGGCCGTCGACCCCGGCTACCTGATCGCCCTCGGCGGCGGGAAGCCGATCGACATCGCGAAGATGGCCGCCGACCACCTCGACGTCGGCTTCGTCTCCGTCCCGACCGTCGCCTCCCACGACGGCATCGTCTCGGGGCGCTCCTCGATCCCCGAGGGCGACACCCGTCACTCGGTCGCCGCGGACCCGCCGCTCGCCGTCGTCGCGGACACGACGCTGCTCGCGGAGGCGCCGTGGCGGCTCACCACCGCGGGCTGTGCGGACATCATCTCCAACTACACCGCGGTGAAGGACTGGCGGCTCGCCCGCCGCCTGCGCAACGTCGAGTACAGCGAGTACGCGGGCGCGCTCTCGGAGATGACAGCGGAGCTGCTCGTCGAGAACGCCGACATGATCCGCCCGGGCTTAGAGGAGTCCGCGTGGGTCGTCGTGAAGGCGCTCGTCTCCTCCGGGGTCGCGATGTCGATCGCCGGCTCCTCGCGGCCCGCCTCCGGCGCCGAGCATCTCATCTCCCACCAGCTCGACCGGATCGCGCCCGGCAAGGCGCTCCACGGCCATCAGGTCGGCGTCGCCTCGATCATGACGGAGTACCTCCACAGCGGCGAGAACGGGCGGTGGAGCGCCATCCGCGACGCCCTCGACGAGCTCGACGCCCCCACGACCGCGGGCGAGCTGGGGATCGACGACGCGGAGCTGATCGCGGCCCTGACGAGCGCCCACGAGATCCGCGACCGCTACACCATCCTCCAGGGCGGGATCAACGAGGAGGCCGCGGTCGAGGTCGCGACCGCGACGGGCGTCATCGAGCGGTAG
- a CDS encoding LysE family translocator, whose amino-acid sequence MSTLVTLGAGVVFGLALAAPPGPMNAVIAEESVLRGRLAGFRAGLGAATADAIFFVLAYVGVVAVVESLPLLRAAMVAVGGVLMLYFAVDAAHGARASFRPTSGEEPIAAEGKGFRKALVLALTNPYQVLFWLTVGVGLLRPGELDVLSRLPVVGPELAGTFVVATGSPALIGGFFLGVLAWIVGFPTGLVAAERRIETFAPIVAVGSAVVLAGFGVYFLYDAATTVDALTFLAGVV is encoded by the coding sequence GTGAGTACCCTCGTTACGCTCGGTGCGGGCGTCGTCTTCGGCCTGGCGCTCGCGGCGCCGCCCGGCCCGATGAACGCGGTGATTGCCGAGGAGTCCGTCCTCCGCGGGCGCCTCGCCGGCTTCCGAGCCGGGCTCGGCGCGGCGACCGCCGACGCGATATTCTTCGTCCTCGCGTACGTCGGCGTCGTCGCGGTCGTGGAGTCGCTCCCGCTGCTCCGGGCCGCGATGGTCGCGGTCGGCGGCGTCTTGATGTTGTACTTCGCGGTCGACGCCGCCCACGGCGCCCGCGCGTCGTTCCGCCCGACCTCGGGCGAGGAGCCGATCGCCGCGGAGGGGAAGGGGTTCCGCAAGGCGCTGGTGCTCGCCTTAACGAACCCGTATCAGGTGCTGTTCTGGCTGACCGTCGGAGTCGGGCTGTTGCGACCGGGGGAGCTCGACGTGCTCTCCCGGCTACCGGTGGTCGGGCCGGAGCTGGCGGGGACGTTCGTCGTCGCCACCGGCTCGCCCGCGCTCATCGGCGGGTTCTTCCTCGGGGTGTTGGCGTGGATCGTGGGTTTCCCGACCGGGCTCGTCGCCGCCGAGCGCCGGATCGAGACGTTCGCGCCGATCGTCGCGGTCGGCTCCGCGGTCGTCCTCGCCGGCTTCGGCGTCTACTTCCTCTACGACGCGGCGACGACGGTCGACGCCCTAACGTTCCTCGCCGGTGTCGTGTGA
- a CDS encoding DUF2103 domain-containing protein, with protein sequence MNCRRCGTPIEKPGDYCLTCNTANADAVVAEFETDRAHLTLLREDDVVGETTVTTRPEEGERLSEVQLRNFAGRVADEIRRKRPETVYAAGEREPLRETRAQLHHEFYRVPDGGAGGSGRGGERGAATGDAPADDGREPDVSPVVRWVLDRRGDRSLAVVETPPREKIGGSHSTLIGDRKGRKAVQTVAEHPHVKKIVPGPIDAGGTGSRTGLRAKATRAGTNGNVRLLLRDGSSVQENRIVTTAMDRETGERVREDLNEALRDAELQDA encoded by the coding sequence ATGAACTGCCGGCGGTGTGGGACCCCGATCGAGAAGCCCGGGGACTACTGTCTGACCTGCAACACCGCCAACGCCGACGCGGTCGTCGCCGAGTTCGAGACCGACCGCGCGCACCTGACATTGCTCCGCGAGGACGACGTCGTCGGCGAGACGACGGTCACCACGCGCCCGGAGGAGGGCGAGCGGCTGAGCGAAGTCCAGCTGCGGAACTTCGCGGGGCGCGTCGCGGACGAGATCCGGCGGAAGCGCCCCGAGACCGTCTACGCCGCCGGCGAGCGCGAACCGCTCCGCGAGACGCGCGCGCAGCTCCACCACGAGTTCTACCGCGTCCCCGACGGCGGCGCGGGCGGGAGCGGTCGCGGCGGCGAACGCGGCGCGGCGACCGGGGACGCCCCCGCGGACGACGGCCGCGAGCCGGACGTGAGCCCGGTCGTTCGGTGGGTCCTCGACCGGCGTGGCGACCGTTCGCTGGCGGTCGTCGAGACGCCGCCGCGCGAGAAGATCGGGGGATCGCACTCCACGCTCATCGGCGACCGCAAGGGACGTAAGGCCGTCCAGACCGTCGCGGAACACCCGCACGTCAAGAAGATCGTCCCCGGCCCCATCGACGCCGGCGGGACGGGGTCGCGGACGGGCCTCCGCGCGAAGGCGACGCGCGCGGGGACGAACGGCAACGTCCGGCTCCTCCTCCGGGACGGTTCCAGCGTTCAGGAGAACCGGATCGTCACCACCGCGATGGACCGCGAGACCGGCGAGCGCGTCCGCGAGGACCTCAACGAGGCGCTCCGCGACGCGGAGCTCCAGGACGCGTAG
- a CDS encoding TRC40/GET3/ArsA family transport-energizing ATPase yields the protein MDDIDVEPVDRVDEPEDETAVEPAEDDESLAVDEDLADLPAGVDAPDYVLYGGKGGVGKTTMAAATGLASAAGGVRTLVVSTDPAHSLSDTYETDIPAEPARIREDVPLYAAEIDPDAAMDEGMFGADGDPLGGLGEMGDAMGGMGGDGPMGGAGGADAGAAGEGGEGLGGLLGGTMPGADEAAAMRQLLEYLDDPRFDRVVVDTAPTGHTLRLLQLPEIMDSMLGRVMKLRQRFSGMMDGIKGMFGGGDDDPDPSADLEELRERIERLRAVLRDPAKTDFRVVMIPEEMSVVESERLVARLDEFGIPVNTLIVNRVMEGVGDVTGGDSGIDPDWVVEPNPDTCEFCARRWEVQQNALREATDLFRGRDVKRVPLLANEVRGEAALRVVAACLN from the coding sequence ATGGACGACATCGACGTCGAACCCGTCGACCGGGTCGACGAGCCCGAAGACGAGACCGCCGTCGAGCCGGCGGAAGACGACGAATCCCTCGCTGTCGACGAGGACCTCGCCGACCTCCCGGCGGGCGTCGACGCGCCCGACTACGTGCTGTACGGCGGGAAGGGCGGCGTCGGGAAGACGACGATGGCGGCCGCGACGGGGCTCGCCTCGGCCGCGGGCGGCGTCCGCACGCTCGTCGTCTCCACGGACCCGGCGCACTCGCTGTCCGACACCTATGAAACCGACATCCCCGCCGAGCCGGCGCGCATCCGCGAGGACGTGCCCCTCTACGCCGCCGAGATAGACCCCGACGCCGCGATGGACGAGGGGATGTTCGGCGCCGACGGCGACCCCCTCGGCGGGCTCGGAGAGATGGGCGACGCGATGGGCGGGATGGGCGGCGACGGGCCGATGGGCGGCGCGGGCGGCGCCGACGCCGGGGCGGCGGGCGAGGGCGGCGAGGGGCTCGGCGGCCTCCTCGGCGGGACGATGCCCGGCGCCGACGAGGCGGCGGCGATGCGCCAGCTGCTGGAGTACCTCGACGACCCCCGGTTCGACCGCGTCGTCGTCGACACCGCCCCGACGGGCCACACCCTCCGGCTGCTCCAGCTGCCGGAGATCATGGACTCGATGCTCGGCCGCGTGATGAAGCTCCGCCAGCGCTTCTCCGGCATGATGGACGGGATCAAGGGGATGTTCGGCGGGGGCGACGACGACCCCGACCCCTCGGCCGACCTGGAGGAGCTCCGCGAGCGCATCGAACGCCTGCGGGCCGTCCTGCGCGACCCCGCGAAGACCGACTTCCGCGTCGTGATGATCCCCGAGGAGATGAGCGTCGTCGAGTCCGAGCGGCTCGTCGCCCGACTCGACGAGTTCGGGATTCCGGTGAACACGCTGATCGTCAACCGCGTGATGGAGGGCGTCGGCGACGTGACCGGCGGGGACAGCGGGATCGACCCCGACTGGGTCGTCGAGCCGAACCCCGACACCTGCGAGTTCTGCGCGCGACGCTGGGAGGTCCAACAGAACGCGCTCCGCGAGGCCACCGACCTGTTCCGCGGGCGCGACGTGAAACGAGTTCCCCTCCTCGCGAACGAGGTGCGCGGCGAGGCCGCGCTGCGGGTCGTGGCGGCCTGTCTGAACTGA
- the aroA gene encoding 3-phosphoshikimate 1-carboxyvinyltransferase, with product MDVHVTRSELRGTARAPPSKSYTHRALLAAGYSDGATVESPLVSADTRATARAVTAFGGSVAPAGSERGGDGAAEIPSDADALAVEGFDGRPEVPDDVIDCANSGTTMRLVTAAAALADGTTVLTGDGSLRSRPQGPLLDALADLGVRAESTRGNGQAPLVVTGPLEGGAVAIPGDVSSQYVTALLMAGAVTDEGVEVELTTELKSAPYVDITLELLADFGVEVTPIDEAGDSLDGAAGAAGFSVPGGQTYEPAGGSYAVPGDFSSISYLLAAGAVAAAPDEPLRIAGARPSAQGDAAIVDIVEEMGAPVDWDREAGEIAVERADLSGVTVDVGDTPDLLPTIAALGAVADGDTRIENCEHVRYKETDRVSAMAEELGKMGAETTEEPDALTVHGSESDLKGATVDGRADHRIAMALSVAALAVEGTTTVRGAEHVDVSFPGFFDAMADLGMDVERDGAIE from the coding sequence ATGGACGTTCACGTCACGCGCTCGGAGCTCCGAGGGACCGCCCGCGCGCCGCCGTCGAAGAGCTACACTCACCGCGCGCTGCTCGCGGCCGGCTACAGCGACGGCGCGACCGTCGAGTCGCCGCTGGTCTCCGCCGACACGCGGGCGACCGCCCGCGCGGTGACCGCGTTCGGCGGGTCGGTCGCGCCGGCCGGGAGCGAGCGCGGCGGCGACGGCGCGGCCGAGATCCCGAGCGACGCCGACGCGCTCGCGGTCGAGGGGTTCGACGGCCGCCCCGAAGTGCCCGACGACGTGATCGACTGCGCGAACTCGGGGACGACGATGCGGCTCGTCACCGCCGCGGCCGCGCTCGCGGACGGCACGACCGTCCTCACCGGCGACGGCTCTCTCCGATCGCGGCCGCAGGGCCCGCTCCTCGACGCGCTCGCCGACCTCGGCGTGCGCGCGGAGTCGACCCGCGGCAACGGACAGGCGCCGCTCGTCGTTACCGGCCCGCTCGAAGGCGGCGCGGTCGCCATCCCTGGCGACGTCTCCTCGCAGTACGTCACCGCGCTGCTGATGGCCGGCGCGGTCACCGACGAGGGGGTCGAGGTCGAGCTCACGACCGAGCTCAAGTCGGCGCCGTACGTCGACATCACGCTCGAACTGCTCGCCGACTTCGGCGTCGAGGTGACGCCGATAGACGAGGCCGGCGATTCCCTCGACGGCGCCGCGGGCGCCGCGGGTTTCTCGGTCCCGGGCGGGCAGACCTACGAGCCCGCGGGCGGCAGCTACGCCGTGCCGGGCGACTTCTCGTCCATCTCGTACCTGCTCGCCGCTGGCGCGGTCGCGGCCGCGCCCGACGAGCCGCTCCGGATCGCGGGCGCGCGGCCGAGCGCACAGGGCGACGCCGCCATCGTCGATATCGTCGAAGAGATGGGCGCGCCCGTCGACTGGGACCGCGAGGCCGGCGAGATAGCGGTCGAGCGTGCCGACCTCTCCGGCGTGACCGTCGACGTGGGCGACACGCCGGACCTGCTCCCGACGATCGCCGCGCTCGGCGCGGTCGCGGACGGCGACACGCGGATCGAGAACTGCGAGCACGTCCGCTACAAGGAGACCGACCGCGTCTCGGCGATGGCCGAGGAGCTCGGAAAGATGGGCGCGGAGACGACCGAAGAACCCGACGCCCTCACGGTCCACGGCTCGGAGAGCGATCTCAAGGGAGCCACCGTCGACGGCCGCGCCGACCACCGGATCGCGATGGCGCTGTCCGTCGCCGCGCTCGCCGTCGAGGGCACGACGACCGTCCGCGGCGCCGAACACGTCGACGTCTCGTTCCCCGGCTTCTTCGACGCGATGGCCGACCTCGGGATGGACGTCGAGCGCGACGGTGCGATCGAATAA
- a CDS encoding multiprotein bridging factor aMBF1 has protein sequence MPQCEMCGAEEASLTTTKVEGAELELCSSCTDFGTEVRDESTSSGGGKYSTSSSTGKSSSSSGSSGSSSGSGSSGGSTRPRDMFDDMDEIATDYDERIREARESRGVSQEELADQLNEKASLIRKLERSDTLPTDEVQRKLERALDISLVEGQSSDDADWETNDAGTMTLGDVVKRKD, from the coding sequence ATGCCCCAGTGTGAGATGTGCGGCGCCGAGGAGGCCTCGCTGACGACGACGAAGGTCGAAGGCGCCGAGCTGGAGCTCTGTAGCTCGTGTACGGACTTCGGCACCGAGGTCCGCGACGAGTCGACGAGCTCCGGCGGCGGCAAGTACTCCACCAGCTCCAGCACCGGGAAGTCGTCCTCGTCGTCCGGCTCGTCCGGCTCGTCGAGCGGGTCCGGGAGCTCCGGCGGGTCGACCCGCCCCCGCGACATGTTCGACGACATGGACGAGATCGCCACCGACTACGACGAGCGGATCCGCGAGGCGCGGGAGTCGCGTGGCGTGAGCCAGGAGGAGCTGGCCGACCAGCTCAACGAGAAGGCGAGTCTCATCCGGAAGCTCGAACGCAGCGACACGCTCCCGACCGACGAGGTCCAGCGCAAGCTCGAACGCGCGCTCGACATCTCCTTAGTCGAGGGGCAGTCGTCCGACGACGCCGACTGGGAGACGAACGACGCGGGCACGATGACGCTCGGCGACGTCGTCAAGCGGAAGGATTAG
- a CDS encoding DICT sensory domain-containing protein: protein MSLIELIAGVEAHEATLTVFNADPAVTDELREHFADRNVRIVDDQTASGPEEFAVLARDGEFVTAATVDDLLSRPGGDGSEDTRGGGDAPGVAGGGGDRVGRPVLDHLDETMFTSYSREDMVAASREIEDRAWRVGDGALHAGFQTLDVLTGEADTYDLLGEKERLDVHAYAADEGEAPDVEHYTVHVGETAEIRETWFVAYDGGGYEDAKCALLAEERAPGEFYGFWSYDPETVDYIIDYLTERYGGSEQTDEGGATA, encoded by the coding sequence ATGTCCCTCATCGAGCTCATCGCTGGCGTGGAGGCGCACGAGGCCACGCTAACCGTGTTCAACGCCGACCCGGCGGTGACGGACGAACTCCGGGAGCACTTCGCCGACCGCAACGTCCGGATCGTCGACGACCAGACCGCCTCCGGGCCAGAGGAGTTCGCCGTGCTGGCGCGGGACGGAGAGTTCGTCACGGCCGCGACCGTCGACGACCTGTTGTCGCGGCCCGGCGGGGACGGATCGGAGGACACGAGGGGCGGGGGCGACGCTCCGGGAGTCGCGGGCGGAGGCGGGGACCGCGTCGGGCGGCCGGTGTTGGACCACCTCGACGAGACGATGTTCACCTCCTACTCGCGCGAGGACATGGTCGCCGCGTCGCGGGAGATCGAGGACCGCGCCTGGCGGGTCGGCGACGGGGCGCTCCACGCGGGGTTCCAGACGCTCGACGTGCTCACCGGCGAGGCGGACACCTACGACCTGCTCGGCGAGAAGGAGCGGCTCGACGTCCACGCGTACGCCGCCGACGAGGGGGAGGCGCCCGACGTCGAACACTACACGGTCCACGTCGGCGAGACCGCAGAGATCCGCGAGACGTGGTTCGTCGCGTACGACGGCGGCGGCTACGAGGACGCGAAGTGCGCGCTGCTCGCCGAGGAGCGCGCGCCCGGCGAGTTCTACGGGTTCTGGAGCTACGACCCCGAGACGGTCGACTACATCATCGACTACCTCACCGAGCGGTACGGGGGGTCGGAGCAGACGGACGAGGGCGGCGCGACGGCGTGA
- the tpiA gene encoding triose-phosphate isomerase: protein MFILVNLKAYPCDPIEVATAARDVAEASGARIAVSPQAADVARVADTGVETWAQHVSPNAHGSHTGSTLAEAVADNGAEGTLINHSENRLKLADVDGSVRAAERANLETIVCANNPAQVGAAAALGPDAVAVEPPELIGGDISVATADPGIVEDAVAAAEAVDPAVDVFCGAGVSTGEDVSTAGELGAAGVLLASGVAKADDPEAVLEDLVSGI, encoded by the coding sequence ATGTTCATCCTGGTGAACCTCAAGGCGTACCCGTGCGACCCGATCGAGGTAGCGACCGCGGCCCGCGACGTCGCCGAGGCGTCCGGCGCGCGGATCGCCGTCTCGCCGCAGGCGGCCGACGTCGCCCGCGTCGCAGACACCGGCGTCGAGACGTGGGCCCAGCACGTCTCGCCGAACGCGCACGGCTCGCACACCGGCTCAACCTTGGCCGAGGCCGTCGCCGACAACGGCGCCGAGGGCACGCTGATCAACCACTCGGAGAACCGGCTGAAGCTCGCCGACGTCGACGGCTCCGTGCGCGCCGCCGAGCGCGCGAACCTGGAGACGATCGTCTGCGCGAACAACCCCGCGCAGGTCGGCGCCGCCGCCGCGCTCGGCCCCGACGCGGTCGCCGTCGAGCCTCCCGAACTCATCGGCGGTGACATCTCCGTCGCGACCGCGGACCCGGGGATCGTCGAGGACGCGGTCGCGGCCGCCGAGGCCGTCGACCCCGCGGTCGACGTGTTCTGCGGCGCCGGCGTCTCGACCGGCGAGGACGTGTCGACCGCCGGCGAACTCGGCGCCGCCGGCGTCCTGCTGGCCTCCGGCGTCGCGAAGGCGGACGACCCCGAGGCCGTGCTCGAGGACCTCGTGAGCGGGATCTGA